One window of the Streptomyces sp. NBC_00259 genome contains the following:
- a CDS encoding ABC transporter permease, with the protein MARMTGRRALSAVPVLLAVTFAVFAVAAASPFDPVKAYTGTAGLTASQENLDQIRANLGVDQPLLSRWWHWLTSALAGDLGDSSVLRRPVAEVIGERLAWSALLAAAAFTLAILLGTALGVAAARRRGGLLDRAAGSAAYILEAAPAFWLGLLAIWFFALELGVLPAGGLTDTADDTVTAGQVATHLVLPAAVLGISQLPWFFLYVRQGVGDALDEDPVRGARARGLGERTVLLGHALRSGMLPMLTLIGSRIPELITGALLVETVFSWPGIAAATVQAATSVDFPLLAALTVLATAAVLLGNLLSDLLYGLADPRVGFDG; encoded by the coding sequence ATGGCCCGGATGACGGGACGTCGGGCGCTGTCCGCCGTCCCCGTCCTGCTGGCCGTGACCTTCGCGGTCTTCGCCGTCGCCGCGGCCTCCCCCTTCGACCCGGTCAAGGCGTACACCGGCACCGCCGGACTCACCGCCTCCCAGGAGAACCTCGACCAGATCCGCGCCAACCTCGGCGTCGACCAGCCGCTCCTCTCCCGCTGGTGGCACTGGCTGACCTCGGCGCTGGCCGGCGACCTCGGCGACTCCAGTGTGCTGCGCCGGCCCGTCGCCGAGGTGATCGGCGAACGCCTCGCCTGGTCCGCGCTGCTCGCCGCCGCGGCCTTCACGCTCGCGATCCTGCTCGGCACCGCCCTCGGCGTCGCGGCGGCCCGCCGCAGGGGCGGACTTCTCGACCGCGCGGCCGGCTCCGCCGCCTACATCCTGGAAGCCGCACCCGCCTTCTGGCTCGGGCTGCTCGCCATCTGGTTCTTCGCGCTGGAACTCGGCGTGCTCCCGGCCGGCGGCCTCACCGACACCGCCGACGACACCGTGACCGCCGGCCAGGTCGCCACCCATCTGGTGCTGCCCGCCGCCGTGCTCGGCATCAGCCAACTGCCCTGGTTCTTCCTCTACGTACGCCAAGGAGTCGGCGACGCGCTCGACGAGGACCCGGTGCGCGGCGCCCGCGCCCGCGGTCTCGGCGAACGCACCGTCCTGCTCGGACACGCGCTGCGCTCCGGCATGCTGCCGATGCTCACCCTCATCGGCTCCCGGATCCCCGAACTCATCACCGGCGCCCTGCTCGTCGAGACGGTCTTCAGCTGGCCCGGCATCGCCGCCGCGACGGTTCAGGCCGCCACCTCCGTCGACTTCCCGCTGCTCGCCGCGCTCACCGTCCTGGCGACGGCAGCGGTGCTCCTCGGGAACCTGCTCTCCGACCTGCTGTACGGGCTCGCCGACCCGAGGGTGGGCTTCGATGGCTGA
- a CDS encoding ABC transporter permease, with amino-acid sequence MADLAWRSRGRTRRSTRTVRVVASAAIVTAVVLAVLVVPPLVRLDEQAVDLSMKLRPPSWEHPFGTDDVGRDLLLRCVYGLRVSLLVGLVAAIVATVVGTAVGAAAAALGGWTDRLVMRVVDAFASVPHLLLGIFIVAMFRPGVWPVIVSVALTHWLSTARIVRAEVLSLRARPFVDAAISGGASRWRVTVRHLLPGVLPQAGLAAVLMVPHAMWHESALSFLGLGLPTHRASLGNLVQTARGSLLAGAWWPTLFPGLFLIVPTLAVAGLAAAWRDRLNPRRRSELML; translated from the coding sequence ATGGCTGACCTCGCATGGCGCTCACGCGGCCGGACCCGGCGCTCCACGCGCACGGTACGGGTCGTGGCCTCCGCCGCGATCGTCACGGCCGTCGTCCTGGCCGTCCTCGTCGTACCGCCGCTCGTCCGGCTCGACGAACAGGCCGTCGACTTGTCGATGAAGCTGCGACCGCCGTCCTGGGAGCACCCTTTCGGCACCGACGACGTGGGCCGTGACCTGCTGCTGCGCTGCGTCTACGGACTGCGGGTCTCCCTGCTCGTCGGTCTGGTCGCCGCGATCGTCGCCACCGTCGTCGGCACCGCCGTCGGCGCGGCGGCCGCGGCGCTCGGCGGCTGGACCGACCGCCTCGTGATGCGCGTCGTCGACGCCTTCGCGTCCGTGCCGCATCTGCTCCTCGGCATCTTCATCGTGGCCATGTTCCGGCCGGGGGTGTGGCCCGTGATCGTCTCGGTGGCGCTCACGCACTGGCTCTCGACCGCCCGTATCGTCCGCGCGGAGGTGCTGTCGCTGCGCGCGCGGCCGTTCGTCGACGCGGCGATCTCCGGTGGCGCGTCACGGTGGCGGGTCACCGTACGCCATCTGCTGCCGGGCGTCCTGCCCCAGGCGGGCCTCGCCGCCGTCCTGATGGTGCCGCACGCCATGTGGCACGAGTCGGCGCTGTCGTTCCTCGGCCTCGGCCTGCCCACCCACCGGGCCAGCCTCGGCAACCTCGTCCAGACCGCGCGGGGCTCTCTGCTCGCCGGCGCCTGGTGGCCGACGCTCTTCCCCGGCCTCTTCCTGATCGTCCCGACCCTCGCCGTCGCCGGTCTCGCCGCCGCCTGGCGCGACCGGCTCAACCCGCGCCGCCGATCGGAGCTGATGCTGTGA
- a CDS encoding ABC transporter ATP-binding protein, whose translation MRGGRHVAAVTDASFDLAAGECLALVGESGCGKSVLASALLGLLPGNAETAGSAVVDGIDVLAADERTLARTVRGRRIGLVPQSPAAHLTPVRTVRAQLEETLRALTGTRRKELAAATEAAAARAAFPPGHLDAYPHELSGGLAQRAATAMALIGDAPLLLADEPTTGLDRDLVDRTVDELRRHADDGRALLMITHDLAAAERIADRVAVMYAGRIVELADATGLFGRPGPRHPYTRGLLDALPERDFTPVPGLPPALDALPAGCAFAPRCPRTTDACGTAPLLTAGLACHHPVTPVETRHA comes from the coding sequence ATGCGCGGCGGGCGGCACGTCGCCGCCGTCACCGACGCGTCCTTCGACCTCGCGGCGGGGGAGTGCCTGGCCCTGGTGGGGGAGAGCGGCTGCGGCAAGTCGGTGCTCGCCTCGGCGCTGCTGGGGCTGCTGCCCGGCAACGCGGAGACGGCCGGGTCCGCCGTCGTCGACGGCATCGACGTCCTCGCGGCGGACGAACGCACCCTCGCGCGTACGGTACGGGGCCGGCGCATCGGGCTCGTACCGCAGAGCCCCGCCGCGCATCTGACGCCCGTACGGACGGTACGCGCCCAGCTGGAGGAGACGCTCCGGGCGCTCACCGGCACACGGAGGAAGGAGCTTGCGGCCGCCACCGAGGCCGCGGCCGCGCGGGCTGCCTTCCCGCCCGGACACCTCGACGCGTACCCGCACGAGCTGTCCGGCGGGCTCGCCCAGCGCGCCGCGACCGCGATGGCGCTCATCGGCGACGCCCCGCTGCTGCTCGCCGACGAACCCACCACCGGGCTCGACCGGGACCTCGTCGACCGCACCGTCGACGAACTGCGGCGCCACGCCGACGACGGCCGTGCGCTGCTCATGATCACCCACGATCTCGCCGCGGCCGAGCGGATCGCCGACCGCGTCGCCGTGATGTACGCAGGCCGTATCGTCGAACTCGCGGACGCCACCGGGCTCTTCGGCCGGCCGGGCCCCCGCCACCCGTACACCCGGGGTCTCCTCGACGCCCTCCCCGAACGCGACTTCACCCCTGTCCCGGGCCTGCCGCCCGCCCTCGACGCACTCCCCGCCGGCTGCGCCTTCGCGCCCCGCTGCCCCCGGACGACCGACGCCTGCGGGACCGCACCGCTCCTCACCGCCGGCCTGGCCTGCCACCACCCGGTGACCCCCGTGGAGACCCGCCATGCTTGA
- a CDS encoding ABC transporter ATP-binding protein has protein sequence MLELDRITAGYDRRAPVVRDVSLSVAPGEAVGLLGPSGCGKSRLARVAALLHRPDAGRVVLDGEEVRGWRHRAPRVLRTAIGVVFQQPRMSADPRLRLRDLIAEPLRATGRRAEAAGRVSELAAAVGLTDDLLTRRPHEVSDGQLQRACLARALVLRPRWLICDEMTAMLDASTTAALVGVVEDYRTATGAGLLAVGHDRTLLERWCDRTADWAEPAPTAAAHVPAHRARPGPRLSAG, from the coding sequence ATGCTTGAACTCGACCGCATCACCGCCGGATACGACCGCCGCGCCCCCGTCGTCCGGGACGTGTCCCTGAGCGTCGCGCCCGGCGAGGCCGTCGGTCTGCTCGGGCCGAGCGGGTGCGGGAAGTCCAGGCTGGCGCGGGTCGCCGCGCTGTTGCACCGGCCGGACGCGGGCCGGGTCGTGCTCGACGGCGAGGAGGTCCGCGGATGGCGGCACCGCGCGCCGCGGGTCCTGCGCACCGCGATCGGAGTGGTGTTCCAGCAGCCGAGGATGTCCGCGGACCCCCGGCTGCGGCTGCGCGACCTGATCGCCGAGCCCCTGCGTGCCACCGGCCGCCGTGCCGAGGCCGCCGGCCGGGTGAGCGAACTGGCCGCCGCCGTGGGGCTCACGGACGACCTCCTCACCCGCCGCCCCCACGAGGTCAGCGACGGCCAGCTCCAACGGGCCTGCCTCGCCCGCGCCCTCGTGCTGCGCCCGCGCTGGCTGATCTGCGACGAGATGACCGCGATGCTCGACGCGTCCACCACCGCGGCCCTCGTCGGGGTCGTCGAGGACTACCGCACGGCGACCGGCGCGGGCCTCCTCGCCGTCGGCCACGACCGCACCCTCCTGGAGCGCTGGTGCGACCGTACGGCCGACTGGGCCGAGCCGGCACCCACCGCCGCCGCACACGTACCGGCCCACCGCGCCCGGCCAGGGCCCCGGTTGAGCGCCGGATGA
- a CDS encoding phosphatidylinositol-specific phospholipase C/glycerophosphodiester phosphodiesterase family protein, giving the protein MARTTRRRAVTTLTAAAFAGAVSVATGSVPAQASGHPGAGRPLRRAHAHNDYLHARPLHDALDHGFTSLEADVFLVDGQLLVAHEPAQLDPTRTLARLYLDPLLARVRANHGCVYRGYHRPVQLLIDLKNDGANAYLELHRQLRDHRRILTTFAHGTVRPGAVTPVISGDRAARAPMEAQRVRHAFYDGRLDDLAAPAPAPASFIPLISSNWTQSFTWQGDGPFPDAERARLNSIVSTAHARGQRIRFWATPDAPGPARDALWAELLAARVDHINTDDLAGLRQFLRAHDR; this is encoded by the coding sequence ATGGCCCGCACCACCCGTCGCCGTGCCGTCACCACCCTCACTGCCGCCGCCTTCGCCGGAGCCGTCTCCGTCGCCACCGGCTCCGTACCCGCCCAGGCTTCCGGACACCCCGGCGCGGGGCGCCCGTTGCGGCGGGCGCACGCCCACAACGACTACCTCCACGCCCGCCCCCTGCACGACGCGCTGGACCACGGCTTCACCAGCCTGGAGGCCGACGTCTTCCTGGTCGACGGGCAGCTCCTCGTCGCCCATGAGCCGGCGCAGCTCGACCCCACCCGCACCCTCGCCCGGCTCTACCTCGATCCGCTGCTGGCCCGGGTCAGGGCCAACCACGGCTGTGTGTACCGCGGTTACCACCGGCCGGTGCAGCTCCTCATCGACCTCAAGAACGACGGCGCGAACGCCTACCTCGAACTCCACCGCCAACTCCGCGACCACCGGCGCATCCTGACCACCTTCGCCCACGGAACCGTTCGCCCCGGCGCCGTCACCCCCGTCATCTCCGGCGACCGTGCCGCCCGCGCCCCCATGGAGGCCCAGCGCGTCCGCCACGCCTTCTACGACGGACGCCTCGACGACCTCGCCGCCCCCGCCCCGGCACCCGCCTCCTTCATCCCGCTGATATCCAGCAACTGGACCCAGAGCTTCACCTGGCAGGGCGACGGCCCGTTCCCCGACGCCGAGCGCGCACGGCTGAACTCCATCGTCTCCACCGCCCACGCCCGCGGTCAGCGCATCCGCTTCTGGGCCACACCCGACGCCCCGGGCCCCGCCCGCGACGCCCTGTGGGCCGAACTGCTCGCCGCCCGCGTCGACCACATCAACACCGACGACCTCGCGGGCCTGCGGCAATTCCTGCGCGCCCACGACCGGTGA